A region of the Scatophagus argus isolate fScaArg1 chromosome 19, fScaArg1.pri, whole genome shotgun sequence genome:
ATGAACAGGGGGTTCGTCTGCTTGGAGCTGCGGCCTACAACGTACTGCAGGGTGGCGATGTACTTGAGGGAGTGGAAAGGCACCACGCGGTCATCATGGTCCCCTGTTAGCAGGAGCATCGCGGGGTACTGGACCCCGTTGTCTTCTGGGACGCGGACATTATGAAGTGGGGAGTACCTGGGAGAGAGTGTTAATGAAGAAATATAAACAGCCCATATGTTGGTTTGggatacaaaaaacaaatattttaataactgaTTAAATCAGTAATCGCTGAGTGAACTGCTTTGGCTGAACACTTCCTCTGCAtgctaaaatatttaatttcctttcCATGGGTCAGCTCCAGTATCACAGTACAGTCATTAAACCAAAACTGTTGTAACTCAGTATCTCACATACTGTTTTACAGCAGAGGTGTACCAATTCGCACCCCCCTAAAAAAACCCTTTTCTAAAATAAAACGTTAACCTTTAGGTGTTACGATCAGCTTACCTgtaacaaacatgaaaatacagttACGATCAGGTGTGCTCTCTGAAGCGAGGACACGTGGCCTCACTCATCATGTGCTGACTACTGCTTCTGCACTACTGGCGTCAGTTACTGGTTCCCAGTCTAGTGTAAGGCTTAGAGTGCCCTCTACTGACCAAGCTGAACTTAGCAAGAACGTACATACATTGTGATAAAGTAATAAAGGTAAGTCACGCAGTAGTTTCCTTTAGTttctcacatataaagccctgaacagtcaggcaccatcatatcttaaagagttgacaGTTCCCTActatcccaccagagctttgcattcccaaaatgcagggctgcTTGTGGctcctagagtcctcaaaagtagatcgggaaccagagccttcagttatcaagctcctctaccatggaaccatcttccggtttcagtctgggaggcggacaccctctctacatttaagagtagactaaaacctttcctgtttgataaagcttatagttagggctggccgAGGCTGGCCcatagttatgctgctatagacttagactgccgggggtcctcctaccatggctgcccatcttgagccagggtctgatctgaggtttctgccttctaaaagggcagtttttcctcgtcactgtcgccaagtgcttgctcaagggggaatgttgggttctctatattacaattcaaaaaataaactgaattgagttgaatttctttgtcaaaatgtaATGGGGGTCAAatatttatctgtctttttaaacacacagtgctACACTTATTTCATCCCCAGATCACCACAGCCACAGACCACAGGAAATGCTTCCTTCAGTCAGGTAGCTGATATGAATTCAGCATATTTTACTGAACACCCTCTCAATCCTCTCTTTGGGGATCcataaaggattattttatcttactTACTTGATGAGCCAGTCAAACTGTTCTTTGTTATCTGAACAACCGTAGTCTGAGGTCCAGGCGTGGCCGATGGTGAACTTGTGGAACTTCAGCATGTCCATGACGCCCACCTGAGCCACCACACAGCCAAAAAGGTCAGGCCGCTGGTTTGCACAGGCCGCtgaaagaggaaacacacagtcagacacaccAGGGACTGACATCTGCACGGCTTCAAACTGTTCAAGGactaatttcaaaataatatgCACTGTATGTTCTTTCAGCATACACACCTACAAGCAGGCCACCATTAGAGCCTCCATTTATGGTCAGCTTGGAAGGAGAAGTGTATCCCTCCTTGATGAGATATTCAGCTGCACACTGGAAGTCAGTGAAGCAGTTCTGTTTGCTGGCCAACATGCCAGCTGGaagcaaaaatacaaagtaaGTAAACTGCTGTTAAACATAAATGATTCTGCTCACCATCTGCTAAAGCAGGACTGAAAGAGAGGCAGGCAAACACCACATTAAGCCGGTGTATGTTGTCCAAATCCCCTCACCTTTGTGCCAGGTCTCCCCATACTCCCCTCCTCCTCGAATGTTGGCAACAGCCAGGATTCCCCCCATATGTCTGACAAAGATGAGTCGTGAGACACTGTAGCTTGGTGTGATGGAGATGTTAAAACCACCATAGCCGTACAGAAAACCTGGATGGGAGCCATCCAATTTGATGCCCTTCTTGTGAACAATAAACATGGGGATTTGAGTGCCATCTTTGGAGGGATAGAAGATCTGGGATaaaggagaggaagacaaatcAAGAAACATTTCTCCATAAACTTCTGGAAGAAGACTTTCAAACATCTACACAGTTCTTCAATCAGCAATTCCATTCAATTTCTTGCTAGAAATCCTGACATTCAAAATCCAACTCTGAAATGTGCTGAGATCTGCACTTACCTGGATGGTCTGGTAGTCAGAGGGGTTGAAGCCTTTGACGGTGACCTCTCTGAAGACGTGGGGCTGCAGCGGCTGCTTAGTCAGGTCACAGTGGTAGATGATGGCTGGATGAAAGTTCACAACCATGTCACACAGCTCtgtcagctgtttctttttggttgtttccTTGCATGCGCATTTAAAATCTCTGGATATTTTGCAGCACTTACTTCTTTTAACTCTTCAGCTCTTCCTCTTTAACTTTCCCACAGCAACAAATGTTATAAAATGTCTTTCTACAACATCAAGACAACCCAAGCGGTTACATTTTCATACCTggggagaggaaggaggtgaAATAGTAGAAGATCTCAGAGTCGATCTTGCGCCCCGTGAAACCCACCACAGAGCCGACGTCAAGGGGGAAGGTCCTCAGCTCCTCCCCTGTGCTCAGCTGATACATTTTCAACACGTTCTTGACATCATGaaggaagcaaacaaacaggtaGCTGGAGTACGTACAGGTGGCGAACACTGCAGATGGACACATGgccaacaaaaacagaaagttgGTGACAGAATCTGATGACGCTAAACTCTAAATGCTAAATTCTCAAATTCCTATAGTACAAGTCATGATTGTTGCAGCAGCCCACCAATAACATCTTTGTCATGCTGAGGAATGAGCTCTTTCCAGTTGCTTTGGTCAGGGGAGGCAAAGTCGATGTTGATGAGGCGGTAACGTGGGGCGTCCAAGTTGGTCTTGAATGTGAACAGCGTGCCCTCATTGGTCACGTATTCGTACTCAGCGTCAAAGTTGTCAATTAGTTTCACCCACGGCAAAACTCCTGAACATAAGAGGATGAGTATTTGAGTTTAAATGTGGAGAGAAATTATAAAACTAACAGAAAGTTGTTAGATCTAACaacaatgtgacaaaaaattgcacagaaaatacaacacaaaaacccATCAGTCTTAAAATAGTTGAAGACAATTGCAAGTTAGCTTAACATACCTGTAATACCCTGGGGAATGGTCTGAAGGTCACAATACCACAGTCTATTGACAGGATCACAGCCTTCCCTGAGAGTCAGCAGCACGTAGCGTCCATCATCTGATACCTGCAATAAACATGCAACAGCTAAACCTCACCTGAATATCAATTaacacatacactcatacacatttacaaacaaataaaccatACCTCAGCTGCACTCATCCACTTGGGGTGTTCAGGAAACTCAGCACACAGTACATCCTTAGACTGTGGAGTCCCCAAAACATGGTAGTACAGCTTCTGGTTCACATTGCTGTAGGTCTCTTTGcctagaaaagaaaacaatatacTCTCATCTTCGCCCAAAAGATATTTGAAGTAGCAGGCTGTCgggagcagaaacaacaatgaaaGGCAAACGTTAAAAATTTCTCACACTAGTAGTAGCAGCTAAAGTAAATTGAGAATTTGAGAACGTTCACGAGAGGACCAGAGGGCGTGTTCCAGATCAGACTCTGCAGCCTCCCAGGGAAGGTCTACACCACggtgctggaaaggagaggaaTAATGCGGTTTTTGCCCTGGCAGTgaaacactggaccagctctatagCCTTGCAAGGGTACTCGAGGAGGCATGGGAGTTTGTTCATCCAGTCTACATGTCTTTGATTTGGGGATTTTTGAAAGGCATAAGAACATGTCCCCCTAACCAtcctgtgggggggggggggggggggggggggtcctctGGAAATCTGGAGAGGATGGCCTGTTGTGGGCCATCCAATCTCTGTAGGCTTAATCTCTGGCCTTAGGATtccttctctgctttttgcagatatTGCAGTCCTACTGGCGTCATTGAACAGTGACCTCCAGCTCACACTGGGGCggtttgcagccgagtgcgaagcgGCTGGCATGAAGATCAGTACCTCTAAGTCTGAGCCACGGCTCTCAGCTGGAAAAGGGTTGAGTGCCCACTCTGGGTCAGAGGGGAGTTGCTGCCTCTCGCTGGGTTGGTGTTCCAGGCATGTCCATTTGGGAGGAGACCCTGGGGCAGAGCCCAGGACATGATGGAGAGACTAAATCTCTCTCCCCCAgacgagctggtggaagtggccagGGAGAGGATGGTCTGGGCTACTATGCAGAGACTGTTGCCCCCGTGGCTCAGACCCGGATAAGTGGAAGAAGACGAAGACAAAGAAGGTATGAATGTATCTTAACAGCGTCTTGTCCTCACCAGTACTCTTGCCATCCTCGGTGGGGTAGGTGTTGTAGAAAATCCCCTTCCCATCATGAGTCCAGGACAAGCAGCTAAACTTGACGTGCACCAGGTGGTCCTCCAGAGGGATGGCACCTTTAACTTGCAAAAAGTGGATCTCCACCCAGTCTGCCCCGCTGGCGCTTGTGCCATACGCCAGGTACTCCCCATCCTCAGAGAATGCATAGCCTTTAAGTAATCAtaggaacagaaaaagaaaatgaacaaagtcCAGGGAAAGCTAGCATTCTTTGTTAGCTGCTAATATGGATGCTATAGCAGGCTATGAAAATTTATCTGTTATTATTATACCTTGGAGGGCAACAGTCCCATcatcagaaaatgtgtttggatCCAAGAAGACTATGGGCTCGGCATCCAGGCTCTCCTGCATATACATCACACTATGATTTTGGAGACCTGAGTTGTAGAAGTGAAAGTACCTGAAAGTGAGGGGAGACACAATTAAAGACCTTCACAGGTACAAGCTCCTGGAAACCAAATGTGGAATATTAATCCAGCTAGATGGTACATCCACTACATGTTCTGTTGAGGCTCGCCTCACCTGCTCCCCCTCTTGAAGGGACAGCTATACTTGGGGTAGTCATACAGCTCAGTCATGCGATTCTTGAACAGGTCTCGCACCTCACAGCGCTCTAAAAATGGCAAAGTCAGCTGGTTCTGAGCACTGACAAAGGCCTGGTTGAAGAAGACACAACACCAATATAGCAAGTTCAGatcactcattcattttaaaagttttcaaACAAGAACAAGCTTTGCAGCAGAATCACCCCTATTTTTCAAGGTATAATTCATGTACAACAGCCGTTGAACAAGGATTTGCTCGAACAACGGCTGTGACAgcatttaaaatgctgaattcAACTGCACAACATTtactaaaataacaaacaaataaaacaacgcCTGTCCTTAACCTCAGTTAGTCaatctgctgtgctgtttttcttccgGGAACGTGAAACGTATTAGGAGTGTGACGAATCAGGAAAGGAACGCAAGGTGGATAAGAACCAATCACGAAGCGAACGTGGGTGTCTCCGTTACTCCCCTCCAAACTAAAAGGCAACACCGAAGCTCTCAAATTAAAACTGGGTCACCAGCGTTTGGAAATGTCTCCGTTTCCTGGCTTCTAAAACGCTGCAATAATGTAAACGAAATGAGCAATCGTAGAAGATATATTTTTTCAAACTAAAACGTATTAACATGGGTGTAGCCCTAGGCAAAAAATCATGTTTGCTAAATCACATTCTAGCTACATATGTcaatagaaacagaaaaggatTAAGATTTACCCGTGTTTTTTCACTGTCCGGGTCCTCCAGCCAGCTGTACGCATCTGGCACTTTGTGGCCATGATAGTCATCCACCTGTGCAGGTGAAAGGGTAATGACAGTTAACTAGGGTTGGCAAAAACAAGACAGCCTTCTGCTGCTGAGCTGAATCGCCCAGGCTGGCTAACACTGTTAACCAGATTGCAAAGAAAATGTTAGCTAATATGAAAACTCAAAGCTACAGTCTGGGTTCACAAACCAGGCTAAGCTAATAGGCATGCTAACAAAGCAAACGCTCATTTCAATGAATGAAAAAGGTTGATGATTAAGCATCCCGGCTTATTAGAACGCTAGGCTAGTAAGGTAGCCACATTCACTTACAACTGCATCGTCACGGTAAGCGTGTGGATACTGGAAAGCCATCTTGGAGGTCAATTTTCGGGAACTGCGGGGCAAAAAAAGCTGTCTCACTGAGTGAAATAGTGGTTTAGAAATGACCCTCTGAATTCTGTAAAACATCAACTTAGGGGGGGCTATGGCTTTGGGCATAAAAGATGCTCTGCTCACATACAGCCAACGAGCACTTTGAAGAGAATATCGCTGGTTGCCATGTGAGCAGCTGAAATTCTATTGCGCCCCCTATGGACAAAAAACGAGAACAGGCAACGTGCATTAGCAAGAAACATAAACTATGTGGAATCGAGACCAGAACTCTTCAGTTCTTATTTCATTTAACCCTTTAAACTCATTTAGTATTCTAATGTACAGgcttgttttcatctttttgtcaTCATGAATGACTCTGTGATTAATTAAACTATGGTTTGACATGTTGCTACAGTTGCACAGGATACATTTATGCTACTTCAGCTAATTAAAAGCAACTTGTAGCAAATTTAACAGTTAATTCTGAAAACCTTATGCATGTGATATGTGAATTAGACATAAAGGTTCAGAAATTTATAgttacttttttgtgtgtgtgtgtgtgtgtgattcaacATGATGCAACATCAACTCTCAAACAACTGACAAATTACTGTGGCTGAATTTTGTTCTTCTTGGAGCATTCCAGTGACTTATTATTTGACAGTATTTAGGGGATGGTATCAATCTAATTATTCAGTTATGGCAAAGTTCATATACAAGTAACTCTATGCTCTATGCaacatttttgcactttttcaaGTCGTGCAGGGAAAACAGAAGTTGTAAATAGTGATATTGCACCTTTAATTAAAGGTTATCTGAGTCCACTGGGAATCTCCATCACCCCCTCTTATCTTTGTGACAGAGGAGGTTAGAGGTCAGCCcttcattcttctttctttctgctcatcaacttccctcccttccttcctctccataCTTAATCAATCAGTCCTGATTTGTCCATCATTATCACTGGCACCTACTCTTACACAATGACTGATAGTGTTAGATAAAGCACACTGAGGCAGCACATAACTCGAGGAAATGAGTGGATCCACTGAAGTAAATGCAAAAGTATGTTCCCAGAAGTGGTCCATATTATTGAATGGTTGCTAACAGGGGCAATCTTgctgaatgtgttgtgttaCACCACTGTGATGCCACATAGTGACTGTAAGTCATCCTACAGCTATGCAGATAAGAGCCTTGGAACAGGGTTAATTACATAGCAGTGTTTCAGTCAAAAAAAGAAACGCATTGTTTGGATACCACTGCAGATCATACAGTCAGATGTTGATGCTCCAGGAGATTCCaaagtgtttttactttcagaTTTTGGCTTGAAGAGTGTCAGAGCTGTCATAACTGTTGAGCCAAATATTagaggaagacaaagaacaTTCTCAACTAGTGGATCCTCTCATGCATGAATGGACGGTGAAAGTGGAGAATGAGAAGAGCTGAGTGCAGgtggaggaaaaacaagaaacatctCACACGTGCtcagtttttctctgtgaagAAAATGTAGTTTTGGGTGGTGTCAGTGTCGATCTCAGGTTGTTAaactcttcctctgctctcaggAAGGAAAGATGTTGGTCTCTTCCTATGAACTTTTGGTACTGGAAATGTTTGTAGGCGGAAGTTCTGGGTCAAAGGATGATCTCACCCCCACCTTCACCTCTGACTCCATTCTTCTTCCCTTCCTTAAACTGGAGTCAGGAATACCCCTCTATCCAAAGGGGATCTCTTCCTGTTTGCCTATGTCAGGCTTGGATATGGGTCACAGAACTATTGTCCTCTGACGCTTGTGTTTCCCtaaaaaaaaggaggggagagaaaaacactgacagtttgaattagtgtgcttgtgtttgcattgAAATATGGACTTTTCATGCTCATAGAGTGGGCGGgtttatgcatttgtgtgtttgacataGAGTGGGGCTGGACTGCAAGGGGCCATGCATGAATTAAACCTTCTTGTTCCTGTGCTTTCCTCCATTGTCAACAACGATCCGTCCTCCATAGTCGGAAACACCTGTCTCTGTTGCGGCGGACAAAGGAGGATGACCACCTGCTGTGTTACAAAGCACAGGGTTACCACAAGGTTAACTCATTCATAAATCTCTCTGGTTTCACTCTGAGTGACTGCCGTGAAGCAGCgcatttagttatttttattgttttgtatctGATGATGATAAAAGATCAATGGACAGGACTTAAAATTCTAACAGTATGTGATAAAACCAGTTTAACATACCGAGATGAACCGATACGGTCTGTTGGTAAATCACATGCAGAGGAATCCTTTTGTGTTTGCCGATGCACGTTCACACACCCTGTGAGACCTTATTTGGAGGAAAAACGCTGATTAGTTTCCAACATTCTGATATCAATCAGACTTTTGCAACATGCTCTGCAATACTATCACTTCTGGTTTTGCTGTTAACAATAAGTCATGGCAGGAAGTAGCACTTATACTTGAATTAGATTATTAGCCTATTTCATTCTTCTTGAAGTCTGtaatgatagatagataaagATAGATAATGAATGTGCTTCAAAAGTAGCACAACttattatttcatttagttAATGATGATATTCTACATCATTTCCATCACTGATCCCTTCTCGTTGCTCTATTCACCCTTTTTTTATCCACACATACAGATGTTAGTCAGTCAACCACTTTGGCCAAGACTGAATGGACATTTTGTATGAACCTTCAttgtccccagaggatgaatctaCATGACCAAAGATATCGGCTGATATTTTCTCCAGTGTCAACATGAGCCTCAAATTTGTAGTTTTGGGTGAAATGGTCCATCAGACATGAAAAACTGTTGGATTTGCATGTCCCCCACGTCCATTTCATGTCCCGCTGTGGATGAACTGtgatgactttggtgatcaCTTAATTTTGCATCTGGCTCCATCATCACAACAAAGATTGCATTTGCCAAggaacatattttttaaaattgccAAAGataaattaactttaaattgcgctactttggctctgatgcagccacactctgtctgtgtgtaccaGTCTGTGATTTTCCACTCATTACACCATCTGATCCGACTGGTTATACATCACAAGTAACAGCAACACTGGCAGCCATCAACACTGAAAACTCTGCAAAgtagtggagtaaaatgtaGAATCTGTGTCTCCAAAATGAAGTGGAGTGGACAGCAgaaaagtacctcaaaattgcaGTTGTGTACAGTAAATGGAAAGGATTCCATCACTgagtatttgaatttttttttttttacaatatcaGTTGATCCCTGATATATATTATGAATAAATTTGATCTGAGTTTAATACTCATTAAGCTCAAATCAAGTTTGTGACCAAGGCTTTCTTTGGCAGACTAGCAAAGAAGATTTACCTTTTGCTGATGGGATATTTTATCTGAGAACTGATTTGTTCATAGCAACGGGGACACTACGAAGACCTAATGCCACAGGCCAGACACAGTCCTTCATCTTGATAATAGTAGCCCAAAGGGATCCCAGCGCGACAGAACAATACACAAGCAATAATAAGGACGCTTTTAAATACAGAGATCACAGGACAGAGCTTcctgcctgtttctctcattcagCTGTCATTAGCCGCGACCTGGATAACAGTCTCTgctctgtcctgtcctgtgtgtgatgtggtgGAGGGTCAGTCCAACCTGGCCCCTCAGATGTCCTCAGACAGCAGGATGTTATTGAGAATCCAGCCGGGGGaattacagcacacacagaagacGGATGTGATTGGTGCACAAATTATAGGAAATGCTTAATGTGTTTGTCATAAGACGTGCAGTACCTTTGCTCACCAAGATAAAAATCGGTTCATGCCTTATTGATGCCCAGGTTATGGTGAAATGCAGTGACTAATGTTGTGCGGTGGATCATTGACAAAAGAGCAACcattaacttttatttgaaCTGTTCAAACAAGTTGAGTGTTGTCCAGTGGTGacttcatttctgtctgtttcaggaTGACAGCGATGCCACATCTAATGAGGTTCTGTCAGTAACTATTCAGACATACAGTAAAGGGTTctttcagcagaaaaaacacaTGATAAGAGCAACAACGAGAGCAAGTCAGTCACCCCGAGGAGAAGGGAAATTTCTCATTGTTTGTGCCGATCATGTTGAAAAGGGAAGAACAGCACTCAGGTTACCCAAAGTAGACCTGCTGAAAGAGCTGAGGATAAAAGGACAGTTTTACCAACAACACAACTTTCATGAGTAGAGTGCATGGTTGCTTGTGCGTGCACCCTGGCATATTTACATTAACTGGCAGGAGTAACTCCAGCGACAAGAAAAGATGATGTCATTGTCTGAGCATAGATCTTTATCTTCCAGTCAGAGTAATTTGCATCTTTCTTTCGGCACCGTGTTTTCCTCCTCACCAAACCTGTCAGTGCATTCTAACCCCATATGCTCTGATCACAAGTGTGACAAGTCACATTTCTAGACAAAGACACTCATACTAATACTCATAGACACCACAGACATctggagagattttttttttgtcataattagttCAACAAGAGTCAGTGAAGCTGGGACAAGAGAGCTGACACCTAATAAGACTTCAGTCTGAGAAGCTGTCTGTGAATGTTGGAGTAAAATCTGCACTGACTGGAGAAACAGGGCGGAAAGTTTCTCCTTgtcattacacaaacacacactcccaatGTGTGTCCATCATCTTTCCACATCTCCTCTCCTCATGcccttttgtctgttttgtctttgaacctcacttgctttgttttctggGTTTGtccaggagaagaagaagaagaagaggaggaggaagaggagggagcgggacagaaaatgaacataT
Encoded here:
- the LOC124050714 gene encoding prolyl endopeptidase-like isoform X2, which codes for MTELYDYPKYSCPFKRGSRYFHFYNSGLQNHSVMYMQESLDAEPIVFLDPNTFSDDGTVALQGYAFSEDGEYLAYGTSASGADWVEIHFLQVKGAIPLEDHLVHVKFSCLSWTHDGKGIFYNTYPTEDGKSTGKETYSNVNQKLYYHVLGTPQSKDVLCAEFPEHPKWMSAAEVSDDGRYVLLTLREGCDPVNRLWYCDLQTIPQGITGVLPWVKLIDNFDAEYEYVTNEGTLFTFKTNLDAPRYRLINIDFASPDQSNWKELIPQHDKDVIVFATCTYSSYLFVCFLHDVKNVLKMYQLSTGEELRTFPLDVGSVVGFTGRKIDSEIFYYFTSFLSPAIIYHCDLTKQPLQPHVFREVTVKGFNPSDYQTIQIFYPSKDGTQIPMFIVHKKGIKLDGSHPGFLYGYGGFNISITPSYSVSRLIFVRHMGGILAVANIRGGGEYGETWHKAGMLASKQNCFTDFQCAAEYLIKEGYTSPSKLTINGGSNGGLLVAACANQRPDLFGCVVAQVGVMDMLKFHKFTIGHAWTSDYGCSDNKEQFDWLIKYSPLHNVRVPEDNGVQYPAMLLLTGDHDDRVVPFHSLKYIATLQYVVGRSSKQTNPLFILVDTKSGHGQGKPTNKVIQEVADTYAFIAKCLNISWVK
- the LOC124050714 gene encoding prolyl endopeptidase-like isoform X1; this encodes MPKAIAPPKLMFYRIQRVISKPLFHSVRQLFLPRSSRKLTSKMAFQYPHAYRDDAVVDDYHGHKVPDAYSWLEDPDSEKTRAFVSAQNQLTLPFLERCEVRDLFKNRMTELYDYPKYSCPFKRGSRYFHFYNSGLQNHSVMYMQESLDAEPIVFLDPNTFSDDGTVALQGYAFSEDGEYLAYGTSASGADWVEIHFLQVKGAIPLEDHLVHVKFSCLSWTHDGKGIFYNTYPTEDGKSTGKETYSNVNQKLYYHVLGTPQSKDVLCAEFPEHPKWMSAAEVSDDGRYVLLTLREGCDPVNRLWYCDLQTIPQGITGVLPWVKLIDNFDAEYEYVTNEGTLFTFKTNLDAPRYRLINIDFASPDQSNWKELIPQHDKDVIVFATCTYSSYLFVCFLHDVKNVLKMYQLSTGEELRTFPLDVGSVVGFTGRKIDSEIFYYFTSFLSPAIIYHCDLTKQPLQPHVFREVTVKGFNPSDYQTIQIFYPSKDGTQIPMFIVHKKGIKLDGSHPGFLYGYGGFNISITPSYSVSRLIFVRHMGGILAVANIRGGGEYGETWHKAGMLASKQNCFTDFQCAAEYLIKEGYTSPSKLTINGGSNGGLLVAACANQRPDLFGCVVAQVGVMDMLKFHKFTIGHAWTSDYGCSDNKEQFDWLIKYSPLHNVRVPEDNGVQYPAMLLLTGDHDDRVVPFHSLKYIATLQYVVGRSSKQTNPLFILVDTKSGHGQGKPTNKVIQEVADTYAFIAKCLNISWVK